Part of the Ochrobactrum sp. Marseille-Q0166 genome is shown below.
ACCGAGCGCCGTATCACGGCTGACTGTCCAGGTCGTCTCACGCGAGAGCAAATCAACTTCGCCCGACTGGAGAGCTGGTGTGCGTTCTTTGGAGGTCAAAGGAACGTATTTCACCTTTGTTGCATCGCCCAGAACTGCTGCCGCTATGGCTTTACAATAATCTACGGAAAAGCCGGACCATTCGCCTTTGTCATTAGGCGCTGCGAAACCAGCCAAACCGCTATTGACGCCGCAATGCAAAACACCACGATTTTTCACATCCGATAGAGTGGATGCTGAAGACATGGACGTTGCAGCAGTCGCAGCAATCATTCCCATTACAGTGCTTAAAAGAACCTTTTTCATTGTTACACCCTGTTTATCTGGCCCAACGAGCCGCTTTAAGTTAAGAAGGTCCGTCAGCAGGCAGCTGAATGCCGCCTGCTGAAAATTTAAAATGTTATTTCTGGAGTTTGTTGACTGCCGCAACCACGCGTTCGCACGCTACGCGCAATGTTTCGGTCGCCACTGCATAAGCAAAGCGAATGTGACCCGGCGTCCCGAAAGCGTCACCGTGAACGACGCCAACATGCGCTTCATCCAGAAGGTATGACGCCACATCGAGATCGCTTGCAATAACCTTGCCGTCTGCGGTCTTCCGCCCAAACAATGCAGAGCAATCGGCGAAAACATAGAACGCACCTTCTGGAGCGTCTGCTTCAAGACCATCCGCGCGGGCGATCATGTCCATTGCAACCGCGCGGCGTTCAGCCAGAATTCTGATCCACTCAGGCATGAAATCATGACCACCATTGAGCGCAGCAACAGCTGCTCCCTGGCTGATGGATGACGGGTGGGCTGTGCTCTGTGATTGCAGCATTTCCATCGCCGAAACGAGCCAGGCAGGTCCGCCCGCATAGCCGAGTCGCCAGCCGGTCATCGAGAAGCCTTTTGAAACGCCGTTGATGGTGAGTGTACGATCAAAAAGAGCAGGTTCTACGGCTGCAGGCGTTGCGAACGTTCCCTGATAGATGACATGTTCATAAATATCATCTGCCATAACGAGAACGTTAGGGTGACGCAGAAGGACATCGGTCAATGCCTTAAGCTCGTCCTTGGAATAAACAGCGCCGGTTGGATTGCTTGGCGAATTTAGAATAACCCAGCGGGTTTTAGGCGTAATCGCCGCTTCCAGTTCTTCCGGTTGCAATATCCAGCGGTTGCTTCGCTTCGTTGCAACAGAAACTGGCACACCACCCGCAAGACGGATCATATCAGGGTATGAAACCCAGTATGGCGCCGGTATAATCACTTCGTCGCCAGCATCCAAAGTGGCAAAGAATGCATTGAAGATCAGCTGCTTGGCGCCAGCGCCAGCAATAACCTGATTGGGCTCGTAAGTCAGACTATTTTCTGTTTTAAACTTATGAATGATTGCAGCTTTAAGAGCTGCCGTACCCGATACCGCAGTGTATTTTGTTTCACCATTGCGAATGGCTTCGATGCCAGCATCTGCAATTGCTTTGGGTGTAGCGAAGTCAAGTTCGCCTTCGCCAAGGTTTACGACGTCGAAACCTGCTGCCCGTAAGGCGCGGACTTTATTGGAAATTTCGGCAGTAGGAGAAGCGCCGATAACACTCATGCGTGGGGCGAGACGTTGGATGGACATGGGATGGTCTTTCAGGAATTCAGTAAGTCTTTTCGCAATTTGCGAAGGTTAAAACCATTAATAGGCGCGCAGTTTTTGGTCGTCCGCTCGGCGCTCGGCCACGTCTTTAATGCCCCTATAGGCCTCCAATGCGCCACGGGCGGCATCGCGAAGAAGCGCAATGTCGTGTGGTCCGGCAATGACGCGATATCCGCGTTCAACGAGATCTGCGACAGAGGCGCCTGCGTTGGGAACGGTCCCCATGATTTTACCCGAACGCAAAATAGCGTCTTCGGCTTTCTTAACGAGCGCACGAACAGCGGGATCGTCGGTTTGTTCGAGCTTGCCGATTGATCCGGCCAGGTCGTTGACGCCGATAAACACGCAATCAAGACCTTCAATGGCACAGATTTCGTCGATCTGTTCGACGGCTGAAGCGGATTCCACCTGACAAATTGTCAAAAGGTTTTCATTGGCCTGATGGATGTAATCTGGAACCAGCCCATAGGTTGATGCGCGAACAACACCTGCCGCATAACCCCGTCGACCATGTGGTGGATAATAGCAAGCTGCAATAGCGGCGCGCGCTTCTTCAACATTTTCCACCGATGGGATCATGACAGACTGGACCCCGGCATCAAGAATGCGCTTCAAATAGACGTGGTCGTTCCAAGGAACACGGACAATCG
Proteins encoded:
- a CDS encoding aldolase/citrate lyase family protein, with amino-acid sequence MFKTNQLKARLLAGEVAFGCWVAGGSVTAAEVLGHIGFDFLLLDHEHGVGDTATIVDELRAVAGTHTPAIVRVPWNDHVYLKRILDAGVQSVMIPSVENVEEARAAIAACYYPPHGRRGYAAGVVRASTYGLVPDYIHQANENLLTICQVESASAVEQIDEICAIEGLDCVFIGVNDLAGSIGKLEQTDDPAVRALVKKAEDAILRSGKIMGTVPNAGASVADLVERGYRVIAGPHDIALLRDAARGALEAYRGIKDVAERRADDQKLRAY
- a CDS encoding pyridoxal phosphate-dependent aminotransferase, with product MSIQRLAPRMSVIGASPTAEISNKVRALRAAGFDVVNLGEGELDFATPKAIADAGIEAIRNGETKYTAVSGTAALKAAIIHKFKTENSLTYEPNQVIAGAGAKQLIFNAFFATLDAGDEVIIPAPYWVSYPDMIRLAGGVPVSVATKRSNRWILQPEELEAAITPKTRWVILNSPSNPTGAVYSKDELKALTDVLLRHPNVLVMADDIYEHVIYQGTFATPAAVEPALFDRTLTINGVSKGFSMTGWRLGYAGGPAWLVSAMEMLQSQSTAHPSSISQGAAVAALNGGHDFMPEWIRILAERRAVAMDMIARADGLEADAPEGAFYVFADCSALFGRKTADGKVIASDLDVASYLLDEAHVGVVHGDAFGTPGHIRFAYAVATETLRVACERVVAAVNKLQK